One window from the genome of Cryptococcus tetragattii IND107 chromosome 2, whole genome shotgun sequence encodes:
- a CDS encoding putative protein lysine methyltransferase SET5 produces the protein MADLTAEAAISPSDDILLPALASLRESHPDKGILKLLAQLKVDHPEWAVSEKRFRKALQLAPSPGGGEADPNEKALVADTGLDPSIDVKSIAPKVEVKMFAGGKGKGLVAKEGLKQGEMLWQEEPWIVNSDPGHYSLLTQSMMCSQCFSLFARPSPPLSVPCPHCTTAHFCNRLCYTKSLSSSHPPLLCPGLNPDASSLMDFIRKRGERSVEGVAKILARWRGEREWGVKGKAEEMEKRIWKGMARVSQKRKEMERREWSYISKARMEEWHLIHIMLTNVLNPSPTHENYKSFQRLLISQHPRRSKPVPLTENEVKRWFSFESFLELLGLVGLNQEDSGGLYALHAHLNHSCEPNIQVRNLPKSYTPPTQEALPVDLPPPIQAGDKVSNKLTILARHGIQPGEELTVSYVNMKMPRDERRQALREGYGFWCACDRCVREKEQPNGETNE, from the exons ATGGCAGACCTTACTGCAGAAGCGgccatctctccttccgacgatattctccttccagctcttgCGTCACTTCGAGAAAGTCACCCAGACAAAGGCATCCTCAAACTTCTCGCCCAGCTCAAGGTTGATCATCCCGAATGGGCCGTATCTGAAAAACGATTTCGAAAGGCTCTTCAACTTGCACCATCTCCTGGGGGCGGTGAAGCCGATCCAAATGAAAAGGCGCTCGTGGCTGATACAGGCCTTGACCCTTCCATCGATGTGAAGAGTATCGCGCcgaaagtggaggtgaagatgtttgccgggggaaaggggaaggggttggtcgcaaaagaaggattaAAGCAAGGCGAAATGCTGTGGCAGGAGGAGCCTTGGATTGTCAATTCTGATCC CGGGCATTACTCTCTCCTGACCCAATCCATGATGTGCTCCCAAtgcttttcccttttcgcTCGCCCATCACCACCTCTATCTGTCCCTTGCCCGCACTGCACCACCGCCCACTTTTGCAACCGTCTTTGCTATACCAAAtctctctcgtcttcgcatccaccccttctttgcccAGGACTCAATCCCGATGCAAGTAGCCTGATGGATTTTATCAGGAAGCGAGGCGAGAGGAGCGTTGAAGGCGTCGCCAAGATTTTGGCCAGGTGGAGAGGCGAGAGGGAATGGGGTGTTAAAGGCAAAgcggaggagatggaaaagaggatCTGGAAGGGGATGGCTAGGGTTAgccaaaagagaaaggaaatggagcgTCGAGAATG GAGTTACATCTCGAAAGCtcggatggaagaatggcATCTCATTCACATCATGCTTACTAACGTCCTTAacccttctccaactcaCGAAAATTACAAATCTTTCCAACGCTTGCTCATCTCCCAACACCCTCGTCGATCCAAACCTGTGCCTCTGACGGAGAACGAGGTCAAGAGGTGGTTTTCATTTGAAAGTTTCCTAGAGTTATTAGGCTTGGTTGGTTTGAATCAGGAGGATTCTGGTGGATTGTATGCGCTGCACGCGCATCTGAACCACTCTTGTGAGCCAAACATCCAAGTGCGAAATCTCCCAAAATCGTATACACCCCCAACGCAGGAAGCTCTTCCTGTTGATCTACCTCCTCCCATCCAAGCCGGCGATAAAGTCTCGAACAAGCTCACGATCCTTGCCCGTCACGGGATACAGCCTGGAGAGGAATTGACGGTTTCGTATGTCAACATGAAGATGCCCAGAGACGAGAGAAGGCAGGCTTTAAGGGAAGGTTATGGCTTCTGGTGCGCATGTGACAGGTGtgtgagagagaaagagcagcCAAATGGTGAAACAAATGAATAG
- a CDS encoding heat shock protein 60, mitochondrial translates to MNPLRSRAALPRPARLIQNAAVQKRTFASKDVVFGNDARQGMLKGVDILAKAVSATLGPKGRTVIIGQSFGGPKITKDGVSVAKAITLKDPVENLGARLVQDVASKTNDTAGDGTTTATVLARAIYSEGVKNVAAGCNPMDLRRGAQKAVDKVLEVLVANKKVITTSEEIAQVATISANGDTHVGAIIAQAMEQVGKEGVITVKEGRTIDDEIEITEGMRFDRGFISPYLITDTKNQRVELEKPFILLSEKKISALQDILPSLEIAAQTRRPLLIIAEDIDGEALAAIILNKLRGQLSVAAVKAPGFGDNRKSILGDIAILTGGTVFTDELDVKLEKATPDMFGTTGSVTITKEDTIILNGEGDKNLIQSRCEQIRALINDSTTSDYDRTKLQERLAKLGGGVAVIKVGGSSEVEVGEKKDRYDDALNATRAAVEEGIVPGGGTALLKASTALEDIAVDNFDQKLGISMIRQAIRRPVRTIVENAGEEGSVVVGRLLSDEYAAPEKFNWGYDAQTSQYRDMIAAGILDPLKVVRTALVDASGVASLLTTSEACVVDAEEKTPPAGMGMGGMGGMGGMPGMM, encoded by the exons ATGAATCCTCTCCGATCTCGCGCTGCTCTTCCCCGCCCCGCAAGGCTCATCCAGAATGCTGCTGTCCAGAAGAGGACCTTCGCCTCCAAGGACGTCGTCTTCGGCAACGACGCCAGGCAGGGCATGCTCAAGGGTGTAGACATCCTCGCAAAGGCCGTCTCTGCCACCCTCGGTCCCAAGGGCAGGACCGTCATCATCG GCCAGAGCTTCGGCGGACCCAAGATCACCAAGGACGGTGTCTCCGTCGCCAAGGCTATCACCCTCAAGGACCCCGTTGAGAACCTCGGTGCTCG CCTCGTCCAGGACGTTGCTTCCAAGACCAACGACACTGCCGGTGACGgtaccaccaccgccaccgtCCTCGCCCGAGCCATCTACTCTGAGGGTGTGAAGAACGTCGCTGCCGGCTGCAACCCCATGGACCTCCGTCGAGGTGCCCAGAAGGCTGTCGACAAGGTCCTCGAGGTCCTTGTTGCCAACAAGAAGGTCATCACCACCTCTGAGGAGATTGCCCAG GTCGCCACCATCTCCGCCAACGGCGACACTCACGTCGGTGCCATTATTGCTCAGGCTATGGAGCAGGTCGGCAAGGAGGGTGTCATCACTGTCAAGGAGGGCCGAACCATTGACGACGAGATTGAGATTACCGAGGGTATGCGATTCGACCGAGGCTTCATTTCCCCTTACCTCATCACCGACACCAAGAACCAGCGTGTTGAGCTCGAGAagcccttcatcctcctctccgagaagaagatctctGCCCTTCAGGacatccttccttccctcgaAATTGCCGCCCAGACCCGTCGACCTCTGTTGATCATTGCCGAGGACATTGACGGTGAGGCTCTTGCTGCTATCattctcaacaagcttcGAGGTCAGCTCTCCGTCGCTGCCGTCAAGGCCCCCGGATTCGGCGACAACCGAAAGTCTATCCTCGGTGACATTGCCATCCTCACTGGCGGTACCGTCTTCACTGACGAACTCGACGTCAAGCTTGAGAAGGCTACCCCCGACATGTTCGGTACCACTGGCTCCGTTACTATCACCAAGGAGGACACCATTATCCTTAACGGTGAGGGTGACAAGAACCTCATTCAGTCTCGATGCGAGCAGATCCGAGCTTTGATCAACGACTCTACTACTTCTGACTACGACAGGACCAAGCTCCAGGAGCGATTGGCCAAGCTCGGTGGCGGTGTTGCCGTTATCAAGGTTGGTGGCTCTAGCGAGGTTGAGGtcggagagaagaaggacaggTACGACGATGCTCTCAACGCTACCCGtgctgctgttgaggaGGGTATCGTCCCCGGCGGTGGTACCGCCCTTCTC AAAGCCTCCACCGCTCTTGAGGATATTGCCGTCGACAACTTTGACCAGAAGCTCGGTATCTCCATGATCCGACAGGCTATCCGACGACCCGTCCGAACCATCGTCGAGAACGCCGGTGAGGAGGGTTCAGTCGTTGTCGGTCGACTTCTTTCCGATGAATACGCTGCCCCAGAAAAGTTCAACTGGGGTTACGACGCCCAGACTTCTCAGTACCGAGACATGATCGCTGCCGGTATCCTCGACCCCTTGAAGGTCGTCAGGACCGCCCTCGTCGACGCCTCCGGTGTTGCTAGCTTGTTGACAACCAGCGAGGCCTGTGTTGTTGATGCCGAGGAGAAGACTCCCCCTGCTGGTATGGGCATGGGCGGTATGGGCGGCATGGGCGGCATGCCCGGTATGATGTAA